From a region of the Natronogracilivirga saccharolytica genome:
- a CDS encoding NuoI/complex I 23 kDa subunit family protein produces MLSFFQETYHTFKTIFTGMGVTWRHLFRPAVTVQYPEERDVLPERVRMKLDVNIDDCIGCRLCERACPVDCIEIGTIKSTDDDDLGETSTGHKKKLWVNQFDIDLAKCCYCELCVHPCPTDCIFMVPDYEYSVYDRDNLLFSFSDMTPEQIEEAQAKLEKEEEEKRRKKEEARLAKKKKAEEKKEGGSEDDGGSKASAGAGKSDASTNADADAAKEARRAEREARRAARKAEREAKKKSDS; encoded by the coding sequence ATGCTTTCATTCTTTCAAGAAACCTATCATACTTTCAAAACCATCTTCACCGGTATGGGCGTTACCTGGCGGCATCTTTTCCGCCCGGCCGTAACCGTTCAGTATCCCGAAGAGCGCGATGTGCTCCCGGAAAGAGTGCGGATGAAGCTGGATGTCAACATCGATGACTGCATCGGCTGCCGGCTGTGTGAGCGCGCCTGTCCCGTTGACTGTATCGAAATCGGAACCATCAAGTCCACTGACGACGACGATCTGGGCGAGACTTCAACCGGCCACAAAAAGAAATTGTGGGTCAACCAGTTCGATATCGACTTGGCCAAGTGCTGCTATTGTGAACTCTGTGTGCATCCGTGTCCCACTGACTGCATATTCATGGTTCCGGATTATGAATATTCGGTTTATGACCGTGACAACCTTCTCTTCTCCTTTTCCGACATGACACCGGAGCAAATTGAGGAAGCTCAGGCGAAACTCGAGAAGGAAGAGGAGGAGAAGCGGCGCAAGAAAGAGGAGGCCCGTCTGGCCAAGAAGAAAAAGGCCGAAGAAAAGAAAGAGGGCGGATCAGAAGACGACGGAGGATCAAAAGCTTCCGCCGGTGCCGGAAAAAGTGACGCATCAACGAATGCCGATGCCGATGCCGCCAAGGAAGCACGACGGGCTGAAAGGGAGGCTCGGCGCGCAGCCCGTAAAGCTGAAAGAGAAGCAAAGAAGAAATCGGACAGTTAG
- the nuoH gene encoding NADH-quinone oxidoreductase subunit NuoH, whose product MLEYLETIFPSEALAILAFSFIPLTIILIYALFAIWLERKVSAHMQGRLGPMRVGGWHGWAQTIADLLKMIQKEDIVPANADRFLFKMAPFIAFAASYGAFVAIPLSSEFLGSHFDVGIFYIIAITSILSLSIIMAGWASNNKWSLLGAMRTAAQTVSYEVPVIATILSVITVTGTLNLMEVTELQSGNAFLGFLPNWMIFHSPFMVIAFVLFFIAMLAEAHRVPFDLPESESELVGGYQTEYSGMRWGIFMLTEYADMLLLSLVAATLFFGGWNSPFGSFMDGPVWGAFWMLLKGMIFVFIMMWLRWTLPRLRVDQLMNLCWKYLIPLSFVNLVLIALWEMIF is encoded by the coding sequence ATGCTGGAATATCTGGAAACCATATTTCCTTCAGAAGCCCTGGCCATACTGGCCTTTTCCTTTATCCCGTTGACGATCATCCTGATCTATGCGCTTTTTGCCATATGGCTTGAAAGGAAAGTTTCGGCCCATATGCAGGGGCGGCTGGGACCGATGCGGGTCGGAGGCTGGCACGGCTGGGCTCAGACCATCGCCGATTTGCTCAAAATGATTCAAAAGGAAGATATCGTGCCGGCCAATGCCGACCGGTTTCTTTTCAAAATGGCACCATTCATTGCGTTTGCCGCATCCTACGGTGCTTTTGTTGCCATTCCGCTGAGCAGCGAGTTTCTGGGCAGCCATTTCGATGTCGGCATATTCTATATTATCGCTATTACCTCAATTCTGTCGCTCAGTATCATCATGGCCGGATGGGCATCCAACAACAAATGGTCGCTTCTGGGGGCCATGCGGACCGCGGCGCAGACCGTGAGCTACGAAGTTCCGGTAATTGCTACCATATTGTCAGTGATTACAGTAACCGGCACGCTGAATCTTATGGAAGTGACGGAGCTGCAGTCAGGCAATGCCTTTCTCGGTTTTCTTCCCAACTGGATGATCTTCCACAGTCCGTTCATGGTGATCGCATTTGTGCTCTTTTTTATCGCCATGCTGGCCGAGGCGCACCGGGTGCCGTTTGACCTGCCGGAATCAGAATCCGAGCTTGTGGGCGGCTACCAGACCGAATACTCCGGTATGCGCTGGGGCATTTTCATGCTTACCGAGTATGCCGATATGCTGCTGCTTTCTCTGGTGGCTGCAACGCTCTTTTTTGGCGGCTGGAACAGCCCGTTCGGCTCATTCATGGACGGTCCGGTATGGGGCGCCTTCTGGATGCTGCTGAAGGGCATGATTTTTGTTTTCATAATGATGTGGCTGCGGTGGACACTCCCCCGGCTTCGCGTGGACCAGCTGATGAATCTGTGCTGGAAATACCTGATCCCTCTTTCTTTTGTGAATCTTGTTCTGATTGCACTCTGGGAGATGATTTTTTAA